In a single window of the Streptacidiphilus sp. P02-A3a genome:
- a CDS encoding aminoacyl-tRNA deacylase, which produces MAKKAKRGGQGTPATVALEAAGVRFSVHAYEHDPAAASYGEEASQALGVPAERVFKTLLADVDGALVVGVVPVAGQLDLKALAAAVGGKHAAMADPAAAERATGYVLGGISPLGHPAGRLCALDPGSPAELAARRGRRLATVLDATALDHPTVFVSAGRRGLEVELPPADLVALTAARTARIGRPC; this is translated from the coding sequence ATGGCGAAGAAGGCGAAGCGCGGCGGTCAGGGCACCCCCGCGACCGTGGCCCTGGAGGCCGCCGGGGTGCGGTTCAGCGTCCACGCGTACGAGCACGACCCGGCCGCGGCCTCCTACGGCGAGGAGGCCTCGCAGGCGCTCGGAGTCCCGGCCGAGCGGGTGTTCAAGACGCTGCTGGCCGACGTCGACGGCGCGCTGGTGGTCGGCGTGGTCCCGGTCGCCGGGCAGCTCGACCTCAAGGCCCTGGCCGCCGCCGTCGGCGGCAAGCACGCCGCGATGGCCGACCCGGCCGCGGCCGAGCGGGCCACCGGCTACGTGCTCGGCGGCATCTCGCCGCTGGGCCACCCGGCCGGGCGGCTCTGCGCGCTGGACCCGGGCAGCCCCGCCGAGCTGGCCGCGCGCCGCGGCCGCCGACTGGCCACGGTGCTGGACGCCACCGCGCTGGACCACCCGACGGTGTTCGTCTCGGCGGGTCGGCGCGGCCTGGAGGTGGAGCTGCCCCCGGCCGACCTGGTCGCCCTCACCGCCGCCCGCACCGCCCGCATCGGCCGTCCGTGCTGA
- a CDS encoding glucodextranase DOMON-like domain-containing protein yields the protein MTRHSRRAAATAAAAALSLLAAGAGAAHAAPAARRAAASIAPGAVATGAPGAASSFDLARKDCLGTARNTTSKVWYTVADGVLSDVYEPTVDNTDVSTLQYLVTDGSTFTDLQTRDMTYTVQSDESGMACTVTSTDAEHGYRLRTVYVTDPLRDTVLMHTSLSALPGSHVDVRALRVYARLDAHVNGDGGGGSQNGGANTGVVDAGSRTAVVYSDNTVTQAANRTYAVPTYMDLAADTAGTASVGYAGTAGDGLTELDATHTLTPVSTSAPDGHIVATEDVTPRQGGSITLALGFGRTQAQSVATAAASLRTPFDQIERAYTDGWRGYDDSLLRPPSSLPGIPAATVRRTYYLDADVLKASEDKTFPGAIVASLASPWGQAVNAGTLVGGEPVYYGSYREVFGRDLYEAFTGLMADGDVATARATTLFLLDEQQLPTGEIPRNSLVNGRAAPDTGGDQLDETAYPILMAYLSGLSGDDALWSRHLKPAADFLVSHGPAYGVERWEEQSGYSPSTIAAEIAGLTAASAIAARHGDRADAQLYQATADDFQRQIKDWTVTSTGPDSGSPYFIRLSKTGDPNATTSYSLGNGGPAPSQDAVIDGGFQELVRLGELPPNDPDFTNSLSVLDKQLSVSTPSGTGYYRYGDSAATGSADGYGDCSTTNSQTSCTTPGQPWPTTDTGTGHVWPVLSGERAESAIATGDRATAASLLSFMIKSASGVGLVPEQVWEDPDLPASPYGSDPTTASIGFTDGQAAGSASPLTWAQAQELRLITDLGQGRAVDRPALTTARYVTHGAPGTAAVTLTSPSSGATVEAATATVTGSTTPGAAVVVQADDTDTGAAANTVSTRADATGAFSVPVAVGFGSDQITVAATTATGATGYARTSVTGDITGGTSVLDVTDPSGDDNGPGSYQYPTDSAFTPGSFDLTRFQVITQGGTVYLRTTLKSLTPTFGNTMGAQLLDIYVHDPAAEATSTAAPYPTRDYSIAPADAWNERLEVQGFAAPVWVNAVGGQVGTPTAVVASTASDSITVALPESAFGTPTSGWTFTLALAGQDGYSPDLARAFAATPQPYSFGVCPVGGTARICSADPGTVAKVMDTITPPGVSQATELDSSRGPVVLQGVTVP from the coding sequence ATGACCCGACACTCACGCCGGGCAGCCGCGACCGCGGCCGCCGCCGCGCTCTCACTGCTCGCGGCGGGCGCCGGTGCGGCCCACGCCGCCCCGGCGGCCCGGCGGGCCGCCGCGTCGATCGCGCCCGGCGCGGTCGCCACCGGCGCGCCCGGCGCCGCCTCCTCCTTCGACCTCGCCCGCAAGGACTGCCTGGGCACGGCCCGGAACACCACCTCGAAGGTCTGGTACACCGTCGCGGACGGCGTGCTCTCCGACGTCTACGAGCCCACCGTCGACAACACCGACGTCAGCACCCTCCAGTACCTGGTCACCGACGGCTCGACCTTCACCGACCTGCAGACCCGCGACATGACCTACACCGTCCAGTCGGACGAGTCCGGCATGGCCTGCACGGTCACCTCGACCGACGCCGAGCACGGCTACCGGCTGCGCACGGTCTACGTCACCGATCCGCTACGGGACACGGTGCTGATGCACACCTCGCTCAGCGCCCTGCCCGGCAGCCACGTCGACGTCCGGGCGCTGCGCGTCTACGCGCGGCTGGACGCCCACGTGAACGGCGACGGCGGCGGGGGCAGTCAGAACGGCGGCGCCAACACCGGTGTGGTGGACGCCGGTTCGAGGACAGCGGTGGTCTACAGCGACAACACCGTGACCCAGGCGGCCAACCGCACGTACGCCGTGCCCACCTACATGGACCTGGCCGCCGACACCGCCGGAACCGCCTCCGTCGGCTACGCGGGCACCGCCGGCGACGGCCTCACCGAACTCGACGCCACCCACACGCTCACCCCCGTCAGCACCTCCGCACCGGACGGCCACATCGTCGCCACCGAGGATGTGACGCCCCGTCAGGGCGGCTCCATCACCTTGGCGTTGGGCTTCGGTCGGACCCAGGCGCAGTCGGTGGCCACCGCCGCCGCCTCGCTGCGCACCCCGTTCGACCAGATCGAGCGGGCCTACACCGACGGCTGGCGCGGCTACGACGACTCGCTGCTGCGGCCGCCGTCCTCGCTGCCCGGGATCCCGGCGGCGACCGTGCGCAGGACCTACTACCTCGACGCCGACGTGCTGAAGGCCAGCGAGGACAAGACCTTCCCCGGGGCGATCGTCGCCTCGCTGGCCTCGCCCTGGGGCCAGGCCGTCAACGCCGGGACGCTGGTCGGCGGCGAGCCCGTCTACTACGGCTCCTACCGCGAGGTCTTCGGCCGCGACCTGTACGAGGCGTTCACCGGCCTGATGGCCGACGGCGACGTCGCCACCGCCCGCGCCACCACGCTGTTCCTGCTGGACGAGCAGCAGTTGCCGACCGGCGAGATCCCACGCAACTCGCTGGTCAACGGCCGGGCCGCGCCGGACACCGGCGGCGACCAACTGGACGAGACCGCCTACCCGATCCTGATGGCGTACCTGTCCGGGCTCTCCGGCGACGATGCGCTGTGGAGCCGCCACCTCAAGCCCGCCGCCGACTTCCTGGTGTCGCACGGCCCCGCCTACGGCGTGGAGCGCTGGGAGGAGCAGTCCGGCTACTCGCCGTCGACGATCGCCGCCGAGATCGCGGGCCTGACCGCCGCGTCCGCGATCGCGGCCCGGCACGGCGACCGCGCCGACGCGCAGCTGTACCAGGCGACCGCCGACGACTTCCAACGCCAGATCAAGGACTGGACGGTCACCAGCACCGGTCCGGACAGCGGCTCGCCGTACTTCATCCGGCTGTCGAAGACCGGCGACCCCAACGCGACGACCAGCTACAGCCTGGGCAACGGCGGCCCGGCGCCCAGTCAGGACGCGGTCATCGACGGCGGGTTCCAGGAACTGGTGCGGCTCGGCGAACTCCCGCCCAACGACCCCGACTTCACCAACTCGCTGAGCGTGCTGGACAAGCAGTTGTCGGTGAGCACCCCGTCCGGGACCGGCTACTACCGCTACGGCGACTCGGCCGCCACCGGCAGCGCCGACGGCTACGGCGACTGCTCCACCACGAACAGCCAGACCTCCTGCACCACGCCGGGCCAGCCCTGGCCGACCACCGACACCGGTACCGGGCACGTGTGGCCGGTCCTGTCGGGGGAGCGGGCCGAGTCGGCCATCGCCACCGGCGACCGGGCCACCGCCGCCTCGCTGCTGTCCTTCATGATCAAGTCGGCCTCCGGGGTGGGCCTGGTGCCCGAGCAGGTGTGGGAGGACCCGGACCTGCCCGCCTCGCCCTACGGCAGCGACCCCACCACCGCCTCGATCGGCTTCACCGACGGCCAGGCCGCCGGTTCGGCCTCGCCGCTGACCTGGGCACAGGCCCAGGAGCTGCGGCTGATCACCGACCTCGGCCAGGGCCGCGCCGTCGACCGGCCGGCGCTCACCACCGCCCGCTACGTCACCCACGGCGCCCCCGGCACGGCCGCGGTCACGCTGACCTCGCCGAGCTCCGGAGCGACCGTGGAGGCCGCCACGGCCACCGTCACCGGCAGCACCACGCCGGGCGCCGCGGTGGTGGTCCAGGCCGACGACACCGACACCGGGGCCGCCGCGAACACCGTCAGCACCAGGGCCGACGCCACCGGCGCGTTCTCGGTACCGGTGGCCGTCGGCTTCGGCAGCGACCAGATCACCGTCGCCGCGACCACGGCGACCGGCGCCACCGGCTACGCGCGGACCTCCGTCACCGGCGACATCACCGGGGGCACCTCGGTGCTCGACGTGACCGACCCGAGCGGGGACGACAACGGGCCCGGCAGCTACCAGTACCCGACCGACTCGGCGTTCACCCCGGGCTCGTTCGACCTCACCCGCTTCCAGGTGATCACCCAGGGCGGCACGGTCTACCTGCGCACCACGCTGAAGTCGCTCACCCCGACCTTCGGCAACACCATGGGCGCGCAACTGCTCGACATCTACGTGCACGACCCCGCGGCCGAAGCCACCTCCACGGCCGCGCCCTACCCGACCCGCGACTACAGCATCGCCCCGGCCGACGCCTGGAACGAACGGCTGGAGGTGCAGGGCTTCGCCGCGCCGGTGTGGGTGAACGCGGTCGGCGGCCAGGTCGGCACGCCGACCGCGGTGGTCGCCTCCACCGCCTCCGACAGCATCACCGTCGCCCTGCCGGAGTCCGCGTTCGGGACGCCCACCTCGGGCTGGACCTTCACCCTCGCCCTGGCCGGGCAGGACGGCTACAGCCCGGACCTGGCCCGCGCCTTCGCCGCCACCCCGCAGCCCTACTCCTTCGGCGTCTGCCCGGTCGGCGGCACCGCGCGGATCTGCTCGGCCGACCCGGGCACGGTCGCCAAGGTGATGGACACCATCACCCCGCCCGGGGTCTCCCAGGCCACCGAGCTGGACAGCAGCCGCGGGCCGGTCGTACTCCAGGGGGTGACCGTCCCGTAG
- a CDS encoding sensor histidine kinase: protein MHLFHSCRALARAHPYRADGLLAVVFYVVTLVALPAHQTLRDWSDLNPLLVLAVAGVPVFAPLAWRRRYPVAVLGIVVAGTIGYMVIGPVRGPILLGSAVAVYTVCSTVERRLALAVGWCSALALGITSWDRSPDAWNKSVNAVAFAWVALAVAVGEAVRSRRAFVAAIEERARRAEHTREEEARRRVAEERMRIARELHDIVGHHIALINVQAGVASHVLDSQPELARAALAHVREAGRSALSELNATVSVLRQGDETDTPIEPAPGLEQLPSLLESFDRAGLRVSRLDEGEPRRVPAAVDLTAYRIVQESLTNVRKHAGTSAATLRLAYRRDALSIEVEDDGPGASEPAGRAGYGLIGMRERAASVGGSFRAGPGPDGGFRVRVELPLAMAAQFSRTSLVNGSV from the coding sequence ATGCACCTCTTCCACAGCTGCCGAGCCCTGGCGCGCGCGCACCCGTACCGGGCGGACGGGCTGCTGGCGGTGGTGTTCTACGTGGTGACGCTGGTCGCGCTGCCCGCCCACCAGACCCTGCGCGACTGGTCCGACCTCAACCCGCTGCTGGTGCTGGCCGTCGCCGGGGTGCCGGTGTTCGCGCCGCTGGCCTGGCGCCGCCGGTACCCGGTGGCGGTGCTCGGCATCGTCGTCGCCGGGACCATCGGCTACATGGTGATCGGCCCGGTGCGCGGCCCGATCCTGCTCGGCTCGGCGGTCGCCGTCTACACCGTCTGCTCGACCGTGGAACGGCGGCTGGCGCTGGCCGTCGGCTGGTGCTCGGCGCTGGCGCTCGGCATCACCAGCTGGGACCGCTCGCCCGACGCCTGGAACAAGTCGGTGAACGCGGTCGCCTTCGCCTGGGTGGCGCTCGCCGTCGCCGTCGGCGAGGCGGTCCGCAGCCGCCGGGCCTTCGTCGCGGCGATAGAGGAGCGCGCCCGGCGCGCCGAGCACACCCGCGAGGAGGAGGCCCGGCGCCGGGTCGCCGAGGAGCGGATGCGGATCGCCCGCGAGCTGCACGACATCGTCGGCCACCACATCGCCCTGATCAACGTCCAGGCCGGGGTCGCCTCGCACGTCCTGGACAGCCAGCCGGAGCTGGCCAGGGCCGCGCTGGCGCACGTCCGCGAGGCCGGGCGGTCGGCGCTGTCGGAGCTGAACGCCACCGTGAGCGTGCTGCGCCAGGGCGACGAGACGGACACCCCGATCGAGCCCGCGCCCGGGCTCGAACAGCTGCCCAGCCTGCTGGAGTCCTTCGACCGCGCCGGGCTGCGGGTCTCCCGGCTGGACGAGGGCGAGCCGCGCCGGGTGCCCGCCGCGGTCGACCTCACCGCCTACCGGATCGTCCAGGAGTCGCTGACCAACGTCCGCAAGCACGCCGGGACCTCGGCCGCGACGCTGCGGCTGGCCTACCGCCGGGACGCGCTCAGCATCGAGGTCGAGGACGACGGCCCCGGCGCGTCGGAACCGGCCGGGCGCGCCGGGTACGGTCTGATCGGGATGCGGGAGCGGGCGGCCTCGGTCGGCGGCAGCTTCCGCGCGGGCCCGGGCCCGGACGGCGGTTTCCGGGTGCGGGTGGAACTGCCGCTG
- a CDS encoding carbohydrate kinase encodes MTDFLVIGESVADIVRSPGREDVTHPGGSPANVAYGLARLGHATTLLTQLGADPAGGLIADHLRSAGVALLADDRQRTPTAVVTLDEHGSARYAFDIDWTLQRPELPRAPGHLHFGSIAAVREPGATATLAAVARLRQRATVSYDPNVRVQLMGERAAAVAQVERCVALSDLVKASDEDLDWLYPGEKARSVAARWLALGPAAVLVTRGGDGSTGFTRTGSADAAVPPTTVADTVGAGDSFMAATLDALAARGLLGAPARPGLAALPADLLGAVLRHAADAAAITVSRPGANPPTAEELGRFAAPEEAEGAAHAAG; translated from the coding sequence ATGACCGACTTCCTGGTGATCGGCGAGAGTGTCGCCGACATCGTCCGCTCGCCGGGCCGCGAGGACGTGACCCACCCCGGCGGCAGCCCCGCCAACGTCGCCTACGGCCTGGCCCGGCTCGGTCACGCCACCACGCTGCTCACCCAGCTCGGCGCGGACCCGGCGGGCGGCCTGATCGCCGACCACCTCCGCTCGGCGGGCGTGGCGCTGCTGGCCGACGACCGGCAGCGGACCCCGACCGCCGTGGTCACCCTGGACGAGCACGGCAGCGCCCGCTACGCCTTCGACATCGACTGGACCCTCCAGCGGCCGGAACTGCCGCGGGCACCGGGGCACCTGCACTTCGGCTCGATCGCGGCGGTCCGCGAACCGGGCGCGACCGCGACCCTGGCCGCCGTGGCCCGGCTGCGGCAGCGGGCGACCGTCAGCTACGACCCCAACGTCCGGGTCCAGCTCATGGGCGAGCGGGCGGCGGCCGTCGCCCAGGTCGAACGCTGCGTGGCGCTGAGCGACCTGGTCAAGGCCAGCGACGAGGACCTGGACTGGCTCTATCCCGGCGAGAAGGCCAGGTCGGTGGCCGCCCGCTGGCTGGCCCTGGGCCCGGCGGCGGTGCTGGTCACCCGGGGCGGCGACGGCTCCACCGGCTTCACCCGCACCGGTTCCGCCGACGCCGCGGTGCCGCCGACCACGGTCGCGGACACGGTCGGCGCGGGCGACTCCTTCATGGCCGCGACGCTGGACGCGCTCGCCGCCCGCGGCCTGCTCGGCGCCCCGGCCCGGCCGGGCCTGGCCGCGCTCCCCGCCGACCTCCTCGGCGCGGTGCTGCGCCACGCCGCCGACGCCGCCGCGATCACCGTCTCCCGCCCGGGAGCCAACCCGCCGACCGCCGAGGAACTCGGCCGGTTCGCCGCCCCCGAGGAAGCCGAAGGAGCCGCCCACGCGGCCGGGTGA
- a CDS encoding DUF2277 domain-containing protein: MCRSIKTLRPPVTPEVGDEDIRAAALQYVRKVSGFRAPAAHNRAAFDEAVDAVAAATQQLLDSLVVRGAPAAGHPEHAGTTA; this comes from the coding sequence ATGTGCCGCAGCATCAAGACCCTCCGCCCGCCGGTGACGCCCGAGGTCGGGGACGAGGACATCCGCGCCGCCGCGCTCCAGTACGTCCGCAAGGTCTCCGGCTTCCGCGCCCCGGCCGCCCACAACCGGGCGGCCTTCGACGAGGCCGTGGACGCCGTGGCCGCCGCCACCCAGCAGCTGCTGGACAGCCTGGTGGTCCGCGGCGCCCCCGCCGCCGGGCACCCGGAGCACGCGGGCACGACCGCATGA